A region from the uncultured Macellibacteroides sp. genome encodes:
- a CDS encoding MFS transporter, whose amino-acid sequence MKSSNSYARIIPVMFAFFSMGFVDLVGIATNYIKEDFVLSDTMANLMPSMVFFWFLIFSVPTGMLMNKIGRRKTVVISLLVTALALLTPVFNYSFAFMLFSFSLLGIGNTLMQVSLNPLVANIVAGDRLASSLTLGQFVKAIASFLAPIIAAWAVVTFGDWKMLFPIFGVVAIVAAAILFVTNIKEQPIEGKQSTFTECFGLLKDKLVFMLFLGILVHVGVDVGINLTAPKLLMERLNMTLADAGYSTSLYFLFRTLGCFSGAIILARFSAKKFFIISVAAMVIAVAGLYFGNSLLSLYICVALIGFGNSNVFSIMFSQALLHLPKRNNEISGLMVMGISGGAVFPLLMGIASDALSGQIGAVIVLTICVSYLVVLAPRIK is encoded by the coding sequence ATGAAAAGTTCAAATTCCTATGCGCGGATTATCCCGGTGATGTTTGCTTTTTTTTCGATGGGTTTTGTTGATTTGGTTGGTATAGCTACCAATTACATAAAGGAAGATTTTGTGCTGTCGGATACCATGGCCAATCTGATGCCTTCGATGGTTTTCTTTTGGTTTCTGATCTTTTCGGTTCCTACCGGAATGTTAATGAATAAAATTGGTCGGAGGAAAACGGTTGTAATAAGCTTGCTGGTAACAGCTCTGGCTTTGCTTACTCCTGTTTTTAATTATAGTTTCGCATTCATGCTTTTCTCTTTCTCATTGTTAGGAATTGGAAATACGTTGATGCAGGTTTCTTTAAATCCGTTGGTGGCCAATATAGTAGCCGGTGACAGGTTGGCAAGTAGTCTTACCCTGGGTCAGTTTGTAAAAGCAATAGCTTCATTTCTTGCTCCAATTATTGCCGCCTGGGCGGTGGTTACTTTTGGCGATTGGAAGATGCTTTTTCCGATTTTCGGAGTAGTAGCTATTGTGGCAGCTGCAATTTTATTTGTAACGAACATAAAAGAACAGCCAATTGAGGGTAAACAGTCTACGTTTACTGAGTGTTTTGGTTTATTGAAAGATAAATTGGTATTCATGCTTTTTCTTGGAATTTTGGTTCACGTGGGGGTGGATGTGGGGATTAACCTAACAGCACCAAAATTGTTGATGGAACGTTTGAATATGACCTTGGCCGATGCAGGTTATTCCACCAGTCTCTACTTTTTGTTTCGTACACTGGGCTGTTTTTCGGGAGCCATTATTCTTGCGCGGTTTTCGGCAAAAAAGTTTTTCATAATCAGTGTTGCCGCTATGGTTATTGCTGTTGCCGGTCTTTATTTTGGCAATAGTTTACTCTCCCTGTATATTTGTGTGGCACTGATTGGCTTTGGAAATTCCAATGTATTCTCAATCATGTTCTCGCAGGCATTGCTTCATTTACCAAAACGGAACAATGAGATTTCGGGACTGATGGTTATGGGTATTTCCGGAGGAGCCGTTTTTCCTCTGCTGATGGGTATTGCTTCCGATGCTTTGTCGGGTCAGATCGGCGCAGTGATTGTATTAACAATCTGTGTGTCATATTTGGTTGTATTGGCTCCCCGGATTAAATAA
- a CDS encoding RagB/SusD family nutrient uptake outer membrane protein, with product MKTIQYILTCCSLSAVLFSCDSFLDENPKGVLSNEQLNTPENVEKMVIAAYSSLGNDHYTEPNSPWPYGDLRSGDAYKGGAGTGDMQEFHFYETFTYLRDDIGLLDSKWYKEYVDISRANNALARLNTIDEADFSKKTTRIAEMRFLRAHYYFELKLLFKQIPYIDENVPVEEYINVSNVELTSQQLWDKIIEEFRFAAQTLPENNAEIGRANKWMAKAYLAKALLYAAYEQDEKHNVTNINKEKLTEIVSLTNEIIGSGKYALNADYADNFLCETENSKESVFAVQHSRNDGTLHGRLDWGAMLNYPMNPEYGCCGFHQASQNLVNAFQTDDKGLPKFADFNSKNLNTPDDLLENNVDPRLNHTVAIPGLPYKYNPEFIFEAWWNRQPEVYGSFMSLKEVVLPDCPCFEKVNPFMSSSKNRDIIRFDDVLLWKAEALIELGRETEALPVINSIRERAANSTARLVDVQGDPTGKFVVGTYQPGVNCTWTNDFARQALRWERRMEFAMEGVRFFDLVRWGIAAEYLNNYFTVEKTRREHLREAKFTKNRDEYFPIPKQQINFSKKLYVQNYGW from the coding sequence ATGAAAACGATACAATATATACTTACATGCTGCTCTTTGTCGGCAGTCCTTTTCTCCTGTGATTCGTTCTTGGATGAGAATCCAAAAGGTGTATTAAGCAATGAACAACTAAATACTCCGGAGAATGTGGAGAAAATGGTCATTGCGGCTTATTCAAGTCTGGGAAATGATCATTATACTGAACCAAACAGTCCCTGGCCTTATGGTGATCTTCGTTCGGGTGATGCTTACAAAGGAGGTGCCGGAACCGGGGATATGCAGGAATTCCACTTTTACGAAACATTTACCTATCTGAGGGATGATATTGGTTTGTTGGACAGCAAATGGTACAAAGAATATGTAGACATTTCGAGGGCAAATAATGCTTTAGCCAGATTGAACACCATTGATGAGGCCGATTTTTCCAAAAAGACGACACGGATTGCTGAAATGCGTTTCTTGCGCGCTCATTATTATTTTGAACTGAAACTGTTGTTTAAACAGATTCCTTACATAGACGAAAATGTACCGGTTGAAGAGTATATTAATGTCTCCAATGTTGAACTTACGAGTCAGCAGCTATGGGATAAAATTATAGAAGAGTTCCGTTTTGCAGCTCAAACCCTGCCCGAGAATAATGCAGAAATTGGGCGCGCCAATAAGTGGATGGCCAAGGCCTATCTTGCTAAGGCTTTATTGTATGCAGCCTACGAACAAGACGAAAAGCATAACGTAACGAATATAAACAAGGAAAAGCTAACTGAGATTGTTAGTCTGACTAACGAGATAATTGGTTCGGGTAAATATGCCTTAAATGCCGATTATGCTGATAATTTTCTTTGTGAAACAGAAAATAGCAAAGAATCTGTTTTCGCCGTTCAACATTCCAGAAATGATGGAACTTTACACGGACGTCTGGATTGGGGAGCTATGCTAAACTATCCGATGAACCCGGAATATGGATGCTGTGGTTTTCATCAGGCATCTCAGAATTTGGTGAATGCTTTCCAGACTGATGATAAGGGATTGCCAAAGTTTGCCGACTTTAATAGTAAGAACCTGAATACGCCGGATGATTTATTGGAAAATAATGTTGATCCACGATTGAATCATACAGTGGCTATCCCCGGACTTCCGTACAAGTATAATCCTGAATTTATTTTTGAAGCCTGGTGGAACCGTCAGCCTGAAGTTTATGGATCTTTTATGTCATTAAAGGAAGTTGTTTTACCGGATTGTCCTTGTTTTGAAAAGGTAAATCCCTTTATGTCCAGTTCAAAAAACAGAGATATTATCCGCTTCGATGATGTGCTGTTGTGGAAAGCAGAGGCTCTGATTGAGCTGGGACGTGAAACAGAGGCATTGCCTGTAATCAATTCCATACGCGAAAGAGCTGCCAATAGTACCGCCCGTTTAGTCGATGTACAAGGCGATCCTACAGGCAAGTTTGTAGTCGGCACCTATCAACCCGGAGTAAATTGTACCTGGACAAATGACTTTGCCCGTCAGGCACTACGTTGGGAACGCAGAATGGAATTTGCAATGGAGGGTGTCCGTTTCTTTGATCTGGTACGTTGGGGAATTGCCGCCGAGTATTTGAATAACTATTTCACGGTCGAGAAAACAAGAAGGGAACATCTTCGTGAAGCAAAATTTACAAAAAACAGAGATGAATACTTCCCTATCCCCAAACAGCAGATTAATTTTAGTAAAAAGTTATATGTCCAGAATTATGGATGGTAA
- a CDS encoding glycoside hydrolase family 32 protein, whose amino-acid sequence MKTRYIYLLSLLFFMAACQHTKSNDKEESSAGKKFQEKFRPQVHFTPQQHWMNDPNGMVYYKGEYHLFYQHYPENSVWGPMHWGHAISKDLVHWEHMPIAIYPDSLGYIFSGSAIADLNNTSGLGTKENPPLVAFFTYHDMKAEKESRFTEIESQAIAYSLDKGRTWTKYERNPVVKNPGIRDFRDPKVIWHEETKQWIMSIASGQVIKFYASPNCIDWTYLSEFGKGRGAHEGVWECPDLFPLQVKGSAETKWVLIVNINPGGPAGGSATQYFVGDFNGKEFVSSQSKTQWMDYGKDNYAGVTWSNAPDNRRILIGWMNNWEYAGEKPCVDWSGAATFPRELGLVKELDTYLLTSEPVEEIQNLHGEKVEFANLNIEGTMLISEKIAFAKSPVDIKLKFDISDKTKMGFPPKYGITLKNSRGEYITVGYDNVDSFFYVDRTNAVGKVFSERFALTHIVPFIVKGNSVEWRMVVDKTSVEFFAAGNKVVITDLFYPTDDFDLIELFAENGQIHVTEASVTELKSIWK is encoded by the coding sequence ATGAAAACGAGATATATTTATTTGCTTTCTTTGCTCTTTTTTATGGCTGCTTGTCAGCATACAAAATCAAATGATAAAGAAGAGTCAAGTGCAGGAAAGAAATTTCAGGAGAAATTCCGTCCGCAAGTTCACTTTACCCCACAACAACATTGGATGAATGATCCCAACGGGATGGTTTATTACAAAGGAGAATACCACCTGTTTTATCAGCACTATCCGGAAAATTCAGTCTGGGGGCCCATGCATTGGGGCCATGCTATCAGTAAGGACCTTGTTCATTGGGAGCACATGCCCATCGCTATTTATCCCGATAGCCTTGGTTATATCTTTTCAGGAAGCGCCATAGCCGATTTGAATAATACATCTGGATTGGGAACAAAGGAAAATCCTCCGTTGGTTGCTTTTTTTACCTACCACGACATGAAAGCAGAGAAAGAGAGTCGTTTTACGGAAATAGAATCTCAGGCCATTGCTTATAGTCTGGATAAAGGGCGTACCTGGACAAAATATGAACGGAATCCTGTGGTGAAAAACCCGGGCATACGCGACTTTAGGGATCCTAAAGTAATCTGGCACGAAGAAACAAAGCAATGGATTATGAGTATTGCATCGGGACAGGTTATTAAATTTTACGCATCGCCAAACTGTATTGACTGGACTTACCTAAGTGAATTTGGAAAAGGGAGAGGGGCTCACGAAGGTGTATGGGAGTGTCCGGATTTATTTCCGTTGCAGGTGAAAGGATCTGCCGAAACTAAATGGGTGCTTATTGTGAATATCAATCCGGGCGGTCCGGCTGGTGGTTCGGCAACCCAATATTTTGTAGGTGATTTTAATGGGAAAGAATTTGTTTCATCGCAATCGAAAACGCAGTGGATGGATTATGGCAAGGATAATTATGCCGGTGTAACCTGGAGCAATGCCCCGGATAATCGTCGGATTCTTATTGGATGGATGAACAATTGGGAATATGCAGGCGAAAAACCATGTGTCGACTGGAGTGGAGCCGCTACTTTTCCACGTGAGTTAGGACTGGTTAAGGAATTGGATACCTATCTGCTTACATCAGAACCGGTAGAAGAGATTCAGAACCTGCATGGAGAGAAGGTGGAATTTGCCAATTTGAACATTGAAGGAACAATGCTTATTTCGGAAAAAATAGCATTTGCCAAGTCACCGGTGGATATCAAGCTTAAGTTTGACATTTCAGACAAAACAAAAATGGGCTTCCCTCCCAAATATGGTATTACATTGAAAAACTCAAGAGGTGAGTACATTACGGTGGGATATGATAATGTTGATTCATTCTTCTACGTAGACCGGACAAATGCGGTTGGGAAAGTCTTTTCGGAACGGTTTGCCCTAACACATATAGTCCCCTTTATTGTAAAGGGAAATTCGGTTGAATGGAGAATGGTTGTGGATAAAACATCCGTAGAATTCTTTGCCGCAGGCAACAAGGTGGTTATTACAGATCTGTTTTATCCAACAGACGATTTCGATTTAATAGAACTTTTTGCCGAAAATGGACAGATTCATGTAACAGAAGCTTCGGTTACAGAGTTAAAATCTATATGGAAATGA
- a CDS encoding carbohydrate kinase, with protein MNSKPVIVGIGELLWDMLPSGKKAGGAPVNFVYHASLLGAESYAISAIGKDPLGNEILEELDKIGLNYLIERVDYPTGTVLVQLKDGIPNYTIIEEVAWDYIPATEEMKQLARRTDAICFGTLAQRSEVSRSTIHEILSLVPQDAYRILDINIRQHFYSKELIEESLQLANVFKMNDDELSLLRNFFSLEGYDEDDACRWFIEHFDLKVVILTAGADYSKVFTPNDYSCVKTTKVQVVDTVGAGDSFTGAFISSLIAGKSLQESHKFAVDKAAYVCTKAGAWTV; from the coding sequence ATGAATAGTAAACCTGTAATCGTTGGAATTGGAGAGCTCCTTTGGGATATGCTTCCATCCGGGAAAAAGGCCGGAGGAGCGCCGGTTAATTTTGTGTATCATGCCTCTTTGCTGGGTGCCGAAAGTTATGCAATCAGTGCCATCGGAAAAGATCCATTGGGGAATGAAATTTTGGAGGAGCTTGATAAAATAGGATTAAACTACTTGATTGAAAGGGTGGATTATCCGACCGGGACTGTTTTGGTACAACTAAAAGACGGTATTCCTAATTATACGATAATCGAAGAGGTGGCCTGGGATTATATACCTGCAACCGAAGAGATGAAACAGTTGGCAAGACGTACCGATGCCATTTGTTTTGGAACACTTGCACAGCGTTCTGAAGTTTCGAGGAGCACTATTCATGAAATTTTATCCTTGGTACCTCAGGATGCTTACCGTATTCTGGATATCAACATAAGGCAACACTTCTATTCTAAAGAGTTAATCGAAGAATCTCTTCAATTAGCTAATGTCTTTAAAATGAATGATGATGAACTATCCCTGCTTCGTAACTTTTTTTCGTTGGAAGGTTACGACGAAGATGATGCCTGCAGATGGTTTATCGAACATTTTGACTTGAAAGTGGTGATTCTTACTGCCGGAGCAGATTACAGCAAGGTATTTACTCCGAATGATTATTCATGTGTAAAGACAACAAAAGTGCAGGTGGTGGATACGGTTGGCGCTGGCGATTCATTTACCGGCGCTTTCATCTCATCGCTGATAGCAGGAAAATCGTTGCAGGAATCGCATAAGTTTGCTGTCGATAAAGCTGCCTATGTTTGCACTAAAGCGGGTGCATGGACAGTCTGA
- a CDS encoding DUF4980 domain-containing protein — protein sequence MIKTNQFVLGFLALLLSGAGQIKADSLTLKITKKYLNLPISHQIDRNLLSMKVDGKTERKFDIRLAADKPDYWVFCDMSEYKNKDVTIVYPGPDGTLNQLYQDDEIAGKDSLYKEQNRPQFHFSSRKGWNNDPNGLLYYEGEYHLFYQHNPYEREWGNMHWGHAVSWDLIHWEELPVALYPDEHGTMFSGSVVVDYNNTAGFNKGDTPALVAIYTADNPEKEIQCIAYSLDKGRSWKKYSKNPVIDSKAKWNSKDTRDPKVFWHKPTNRWVMVLNERDGHSIYNSDNLKDWTFESHITGFWECPELFELAVDGNGNTTRWVMYGASGTYMIGSFDGKKFTPETGKHYFLTGASYAAQTFTNIPESDGRRIQIGWGRIQSKDMPFNMLMLLPVELSLHTTNNGIRMYSKPVKELDQLEKEVQQWRNLTIDQANNYLKPYADEPCMRIKTKLKLSHATSAGLKLFGQSLVDYDMNFNLVNGVFYSPDDFSSMEIEADIIIDKTSVEVFIDGGAYSYSFERKADMNNTNGFQFFGNNIEVLDLKICTMKSIWNVGLQK from the coding sequence ATGATTAAGACTAATCAATTTGTGTTAGGTTTTTTAGCTCTTTTACTTAGCGGAGCAGGCCAGATAAAGGCCGACAGCCTGACGCTTAAAATTACAAAGAAATACCTGAATCTTCCGATATCCCATCAAATAGACAGGAACTTACTATCTATGAAGGTGGATGGAAAGACCGAGCGGAAGTTTGATATCCGTTTGGCTGCAGATAAGCCGGATTATTGGGTTTTCTGTGATATGTCTGAATATAAAAACAAAGACGTTACTATTGTATATCCCGGACCAGACGGTACATTAAACCAACTATATCAGGATGATGAGATAGCAGGAAAGGATAGTTTGTACAAAGAGCAAAACCGCCCTCAATTCCATTTTTCCAGTCGGAAAGGATGGAATAATGATCCAAACGGTTTGCTCTATTATGAAGGAGAATACCACCTGTTTTATCAACACAATCCGTATGAGCGTGAGTGGGGAAATATGCATTGGGGGCATGCCGTAAGCTGGGATCTAATACATTGGGAAGAGTTACCTGTTGCACTTTATCCGGATGAGCATGGTACTATGTTTTCTGGTTCGGTTGTTGTCGATTATAATAACACGGCAGGTTTTAATAAAGGAGATACCCCTGCTTTGGTTGCGATTTATACGGCCGATAATCCCGAGAAGGAAATTCAATGTATAGCATATAGCCTGGACAAAGGACGTAGCTGGAAAAAATACAGTAAAAATCCTGTAATCGATTCAAAAGCTAAATGGAATAGTAAAGATACGCGAGATCCCAAAGTCTTCTGGCATAAACCGACAAACAGATGGGTGATGGTGCTGAATGAACGCGACGGGCACTCAATTTATAATTCGGATAATCTGAAAGACTGGACATTTGAAAGTCACATCACCGGATTTTGGGAATGTCCGGAATTATTTGAATTGGCGGTCGACGGGAACGGGAACACTACCAGATGGGTAATGTACGGAGCTTCGGGTACTTATATGATCGGCTCGTTTGATGGTAAAAAGTTTACACCCGAAACTGGAAAACACTATTTTCTGACTGGAGCATCTTATGCTGCGCAAACGTTTACCAATATACCAGAATCCGATGGGCGACGAATTCAGATAGGATGGGGGCGTATTCAGTCCAAAGATATGCCATTCAATATGTTAATGCTATTGCCAGTCGAACTGTCCTTGCATACCACGAATAATGGAATTCGGATGTATAGTAAGCCGGTTAAAGAATTGGATCAACTCGAAAAAGAGGTTCAGCAGTGGCGTAATTTAACCATCGATCAGGCGAATAACTATTTGAAGCCATATGCTGATGAACCATGCATGAGAATAAAAACAAAGCTAAAATTATCGCATGCCACCAGTGCCGGGTTAAAGCTATTCGGTCAGTCATTAGTCGATTATGACATGAATTTTAATTTGGTTAATGGAGTGTTCTATTCGCCGGATGATTTTTCCAGTATGGAAATTGAGGCAGATATTATCATTGATAAAACTTCGGTGGAGGTTTTTATTGATGGCGGAGCCTATTCTTATTCATTTGAGAGAAAAGCTGATATGAATAATACAAACGGTTTTCAGTTCTTTGGAAATAACATAGAGGTGCTGGATTTGAAAATTTGTACGATGAAGTCCATCTGGAACGTAGGGTTGCAAAAATGA
- a CDS encoding TonB-dependent receptor, with product MMKSQSFKWSLLLALFFWTQMSIAQQIPIQGAVVSDTDKLPIIGASVIEKGTTNGTITDLDGNFSLNVTPGSIILISYVGYLTQELPAKGLPKQIILKEDAKALSEIVVTGYSTQKKADLTGSVAVVKMDDIENISTGNAMKSLQGRVPGVFIQSSGAPDGGATVRIRGIGTLGNNDPLYIIDGVPSKRSMNELSSTDIESIQVLKDASSASIYGSRAANGVVIVTTKKGKNNETKVDFRASLTAQDYSKSLDLLDAEERGMVQWRAAMNDGVNPNFGVYNFEWHGDAASGYALDKVIMPEYLDQQKTMKPANTNWMDEVGRTGLTQNYNVTLSTGTQKGRALFSLDYFNNLGTVKGTEYDRFTARINSDYSLINDKLKIGENFSISKMRKSLINAQSILNMTHEIQPIIPVYTLDGGWGGPVAGMSDRHNPVRIIEDNKQNHEDVVRLFGDVNLDLEVIKNLHFRSKFGIDYTGYWQRNMQLTYVSGFMSESTNRLDNSANYGGNWILSNTLSYNFELGKNVVDVMGGQEMMKYSFNAISAGRDVFASEDPDYMYLDAGESNKRNAGSATAYSLLSYFGKINYSFDNRYLISATVRYDGSSRFGANNRYGTFPAFSLGWRLSEESFFKAAFPGVSDLKLRYGWGQTGNQEIGDFASPALYQALYGSDPTWDSDHGTAYDITGTGTGDLLSGYRRTQQMNADLKWETTTQNNIGLDFGFLDQKISGSFDYFTKSTKDILINPPYIATIGEGGSRWVNGATLENKGFEFILSYNEKIGEVGLNITGNISSYKNKVVKLPEDVINSYAGNGNDQTILGRPLNSMFGYVADGIFQNQAEVDAHVVQTGKGIGRLRFKDVNEDGKINDEDRTWLGVADPDFIYGLNVAVNWKNFDFSMFWNGLVGYNVNNEVKRYTDFISFFGGHNYGTRTLDAWTPQNSSSTIPALSLNDNNYESRYSSYFIENASYLKLANMEIGYTIPEHLLKAVYMKNARIYVMGQNLLTVKKSWGDDAFTGVDPETPNLSYPIPFSVTFGVNVTF from the coding sequence ATGATGAAGTCACAATCTTTCAAATGGAGTCTGCTTTTAGCTCTGTTTTTTTGGACACAGATGTCCATTGCTCAGCAAATACCTATTCAAGGTGCTGTTGTTTCTGATACTGATAAACTCCCCATTATTGGAGCTTCTGTTATTGAAAAAGGAACCACCAACGGAACTATTACCGACCTTGATGGTAATTTTTCGTTGAATGTAACACCGGGGAGTATCATTTTGATTAGCTATGTAGGATATCTTACTCAAGAACTCCCGGCTAAAGGTCTTCCAAAACAAATTATTTTAAAAGAAGACGCGAAGGCATTGTCTGAGATTGTTGTTACCGGATACTCAACCCAGAAGAAGGCAGACCTTACCGGATCGGTAGCTGTTGTTAAAATGGATGATATAGAAAATATTAGTACCGGGAATGCCATGAAATCGTTACAAGGCCGGGTTCCGGGTGTATTTATTCAATCAAGTGGAGCACCAGACGGCGGAGCAACAGTTCGCATACGAGGTATCGGCACGTTAGGAAATAACGATCCTCTTTACATTATCGACGGAGTACCAAGCAAGAGATCTATGAATGAACTTTCGTCGACAGATATTGAGTCCATTCAAGTACTTAAGGATGCTTCTTCTGCCAGTATTTACGGATCCAGAGCTGCAAACGGGGTTGTTATCGTAACTACTAAAAAGGGAAAGAATAATGAAACGAAAGTTGATTTCCGGGCATCCTTAACTGCACAGGATTATTCAAAATCATTGGATCTGCTGGATGCAGAAGAAAGAGGTATGGTTCAGTGGCGTGCCGCGATGAATGATGGCGTTAATCCGAATTTTGGAGTATATAATTTTGAATGGCACGGAGATGCCGCCTCTGGGTATGCACTTGATAAAGTAATCATGCCGGAATACCTGGATCAGCAAAAAACAATGAAACCGGCCAATACAAATTGGATGGATGAAGTTGGGCGTACCGGATTGACACAGAATTATAATGTGACACTTTCAACAGGTACACAAAAAGGACGGGCCCTTTTTTCCCTGGACTATTTCAACAATCTTGGTACTGTAAAAGGAACTGAATACGATCGGTTTACTGCTCGTATAAACTCTGACTACTCATTGATAAATGATAAATTGAAGATCGGAGAGAATTTTTCGATTTCCAAAATGCGTAAATCGTTGATTAATGCGCAAAGTATTTTGAATATGACCCACGAAATACAACCTATTATTCCTGTATATACGTTGGATGGAGGTTGGGGTGGTCCTGTTGCCGGGATGAGCGACAGACACAACCCGGTTCGCATTATTGAAGATAATAAGCAAAATCATGAAGATGTGGTTCGCTTGTTTGGAGATGTGAACCTGGATCTTGAAGTGATTAAGAATTTACATTTCAGATCGAAGTTTGGAATCGACTATACTGGTTACTGGCAGAGAAATATGCAGCTTACCTATGTTTCCGGTTTTATGTCGGAATCGACAAACCGGCTTGATAATTCAGCCAATTATGGAGGTAACTGGATTTTAAGTAATACGCTGAGTTACAATTTCGAATTGGGTAAAAACGTAGTAGACGTAATGGGAGGTCAGGAAATGATGAAGTATTCATTCAATGCTATATCGGCCGGCCGGGATGTATTTGCTTCGGAAGATCCGGATTATATGTATTTGGACGCAGGCGAGTCTAACAAAAGAAATGCAGGTTCGGCAACTGCCTATTCGTTACTTTCTTATTTTGGAAAGATTAATTACAGTTTTGATAATCGTTACCTGATTTCCGCAACGGTACGTTATGATGGCTCTTCCAGATTCGGGGCAAACAACCGTTATGGTACATTTCCTGCATTTTCATTGGGCTGGAGATTGAGTGAAGAGTCGTTTTTCAAAGCCGCATTTCCAGGCGTGTCTGATTTGAAACTGCGTTATGGATGGGGACAAACAGGTAACCAGGAGATTGGTGATTTTGCTTCTCCTGCTTTATACCAGGCTCTATATGGATCAGACCCAACATGGGACAGCGATCATGGAACAGCATACGACATAACCGGAACAGGTACCGGAGATTTGTTATCGGGCTATCGTCGTACTCAACAGATGAATGCAGACCTGAAATGGGAGACTACAACGCAGAATAATATCGGTTTGGATTTTGGATTTCTTGATCAAAAGATTTCAGGCTCGTTTGATTATTTTACAAAAAGTACGAAAGATATCCTTATTAATCCTCCTTACATTGCAACTATTGGAGAAGGTGGCAGTCGTTGGGTAAATGGAGCAACACTTGAGAATAAGGGTTTTGAGTTTATTCTTTCGTATAACGAGAAAATTGGCGAAGTAGGACTAAATATCACGGGTAACATATCAAGTTATAAAAACAAGGTGGTAAAATTACCGGAAGATGTTATTAACTCGTATGCTGGAAACGGAAACGATCAGACTATTTTAGGGAGACCTTTAAATTCAATGTTTGGCTACGTGGCAGATGGTATTTTCCAAAATCAGGCAGAGGTGGATGCGCATGTTGTACAAACTGGAAAAGGGATTGGCCGACTTCGTTTTAAAGACGTAAATGAGGATGGAAAAATCAACGATGAAGACAGAACCTGGTTAGGTGTGGCAGATCCCGACTTTATTTATGGTTTGAATGTGGCTGTTAACTGGAAGAACTTTGATTTCAGCATGTTCTGGAATGGACTTGTAGGATATAATGTGAATAATGAAGTTAAGAGATATACTGACTTTATAAGTTTCTTTGGCGGTCATAATTATGGAACAAGAACATTAGATGCCTGGACGCCTCAAAATAGCTCGTCAACGATTCCGGCATTGTCGTTAAATGACAATAATTACGAAAGCCGTTACTCTTCTTATTTTATTGAAAATGCTTCTTACCTAAAACTTGCCAATATGGAGATCGGATATACAATTCCCGAGCATCTTTTAAAGGCGGTTTATATGAAAAATGCCCGAATTTATGTAATGGGACAGAATTTACTGACAGTTAAAAAATCATGGGGCGACGATGCGTTTACCGGGGTAGATCCGGAGACACCTAATTTGTCTTATCCGATTCCTTTCTCAGTAACTTTTGGTGTGAATGTAACTTTTTAA